TATATAAGCTGCATAGTGAGCGGGTTTATTTATGCACTTTGTGTTTTTGATGCACAAACCTGCAAGCATGTCCTGTTTCTGTTACATTCCTGTAAAGAGTGGCTGGCCTGAGATGCAAAAACCACTGGTTTGAAACACGAGTGTGTCACTCTGATGGGACAATCTCTCCTTTTACAGTGAAAGTTCCTCTCAGTTTCATGTATGAGTGGCTGCATAGATGATGCGGTTTTAATGAAGCTGCAAATATTATGACTGGGGATTTGGAGGAATATACCTGCCATCCGGAGAGGCAGGGTTGGCACAGGAGATGTCCACAGGGTTGGATACGAGTGTCCTTATCCCTCTCTGCACAGATCTTGCACAGCTGGAAAGTACTGCCGATATCACAGTAGAGCTCATACTGCTCCTGTTGGATGGAGGTGAGACAGGAAGACATAGAAATAAAGACACAAAACAGTGGAACAAACATGAGGATGTGACATAGTTTGTCTCAGTATGACTTTAGAATTCTGCCTGCAGCCTGCTGCAAAATTGAAGAAGGTGTGTGTTACCTCTGTGACTTTGACTTTACCCCTCTGGGAAGGTTCACACAGGCTCGTCAGGTCAGGGTTCACATCGCGGCCATCTGGGTACAAGTAGCTGCAGGCATAACACACGGTCGGCATGAGTAAACGCACTCAAAGGCTAAATACAAGACaggcctgtgtttgtgtgtgtttgtccgaACCAGCCTTCCTTGAATCCCTGAATGAGTGCCAGGTAGAGAGGTGTATTCTGTGGAATAGTCTGCACAACAGCACCGTCCGTGGTCACATGGCCAATGGCCCACTGGCCCATCCTCGTGCAGCTCAGACGGTATATATAGCTGAGAAGGAGAGAGATGATCTGTGGGCTTCACATTTATAAGACACAACATCAAGACTGACATAAACAGAACCTTTGTCGCCAACCGAACGACTCCCTCTAAAaaccggtccgccctgccttcactgcgcatgcgtctgagactgactctgggTTTGATTCTCtatacccaaagtgatcaaagggaataatgtgattattaagcatcagatgacaaagtaaaacctcttaaatcattgtaaagacagttttaagtagaaacaaggcaataaactgcgaatcgctactgacgctttgaaatgatatAGGCAGAGCAGCACGaatgactcagacgtgctgctgtggcactctgatcagtcccctgtcttttatgatgaaataatgttgaatttatgtgcaaatgattgttgtacaaaagcttcagatatctgtcgctgagatagatgatgactggagtgtagtttgaagcagaaacgaggtgataatcagtgaattgctgctgacaccgcaaaatgatgcatgtgcagtgaaggcagggtggaccgatttttttcGGGGGGTGACACCTTGAGCACTGATGTTCAATAGTTCAGTCATGAGTGAATTCAAAATTACTTTGTCCCTTTTATTATTTTAGCTTTGTCTTTTAATTGGCTCTACTTGCGTTATAAATTCTAAACATCCAAGTTGAAACTACAGTACAGCAGTAAACATTATAAAGTACAGTTCTTTAAACTGCCCTCTCTCTTCTTTTAACTAATAGAATTTAAGGATGCTGCATTTAATTTGACACACttctttaaaacaaacaaaatgatttaAAGCTTTTTAGCTCTAATGTTTGATGGAAAATAAGGCTGTGATAAAAGGCACAATCAGAGATCAGTGTCCTCATCAAAAATCTGAGGTTTTGGCAAAGGTTTCTGTAGGTGCGCTATAAAATGCAGGAAGCCAATTGATAGAAAAGTGAGTGTTAATGTGATAACTTATGAAATAAAAGTTATGATTAAAAGAGCAAATAATGACAATAAACTGATTAAATGTAGGTTAACTTTGAAGCATCAGATCCATTCAGTGTATATCAGGTTTTAAAGTTACTGCAGGAAATAATGTTATCGTCACATGCATAATGGGAATTAGGAGCATAGTCAAAGTTATATTTTAAGCATTTAGTGTGGTTGCTTCGCAAAGTTGAAGGCCATTTGTGCAGCATTCTTTAGCATCTGGGGTTACATCAGGAATgacaatcaacatgtggatctatctcagatctgctgtgttgACCCAGAGGGAAACCCCTGCCTCCCACCCAGGATAAACCAGAAAAAATATTTAGATAATTATTGTGGGTGAAGTTACTTGTAACTTCACCCACATCATGTGCTTGCTTGTCAGTTCGTTTTCACTTCCATAATCAATGTCTGTTGGCCACAAAGACTGCCACTACTTGCATCAAAAGAGAATaaataatattgttgtcttattgGCTGTTCGGGGTAGCCACAATGGATACAGTTAGATCCGCATTGGCATGTGgctcaagttttacaccggatgccattactgatgcaactccatgttTTATCTGGAGAAAAACACAGCCCCTGCTGTTACCAGGCAAGGGAACATTGATTTTAGTATCCTGACAATATATTAATGGTAAAAAATGATTAATTAAAGATCTGGAAGATCTCAGACTGGAACACTGTCTAAAACCAAAAAAGTGCCAAATACCAAAGTGTACAAATTACTCTATATTATAAGAATAAGAAATTCTTGAAGGACAATTTTCACTCTGTATCCAAAGCAGACACACAGCTATAAGGGTTCACATCTTCTCCACTAACAAAGCCTATTAATGCTTCTGTAACCGAAATGATGACAAAAATGACATATGATACACTACTCCTGTGATTCTTCAGGATcccttctctctcacacacacttctcACAGCAGTTGTACCATTGATAGAAGCATTTCGGAAAGTCGTCTGTCAGAACAGTGTCCAGCTAGGCcgtcacattctgcatgaagtctTGTTATGACTCAAATCAAGTCCCTTTTAGTGTCATTTTTAACTGCCAAAAATCAGAGACAGCCATATTAGGAGAGTAAGAAGTCTGACCAattacaggagtgatgtgtttggccaggaaagcctgaatGAGCTTTCTACATGCCCAAATTCTCTGTCAAAAGTCTCTGCCTCAAGTCATTCCCTCATGTTAAAATCTGAAGGAGGTGCAGTAGATGGGTTCACTCTTTGGTTTGGTGCTCTTGAATAAAATAACAACTCCCATGCTTCATTTGTTTCCGTGGGATAAAATAAGGTTTCGTACTTTTTGCACGCACCTCTTACAAATAGTTTGTGGTTTGTCAAAACAAGCAACTGTGACCTTCAGTGGTCACCAAGTCCCTGTGATTAGCAACAACCCTTCTAAAGCAACTTGACAGGCCTGTCCGGTGAGAAGTCATTCAGTGTAAAATCAGCAAAGAGTCTGCCAACATCTCTTAGAATTTTATAGCTCTTTGTGGAATAAGGATTCATGAGTAGTGCCCAgaactgtcaaataaataaaagtacttaattctttcaccaaaatatcaaatctgggcttgcatcttaaatgtaccttctggcaaattgtagctgaactttcaggtcttctgtttaagaaaaacctcctctataccacttcatcatgaagctctacaactggggatataaaatatCCTCATAGAAAatgaacaataatgataataatattaaagcaaacagagctctggtatcagtgTAGTATCGGTATTGACAGATATTCAAAGTCAGGTATCAGGATTAGATTGGAAGTGAATaatgtggattggtgcatccctactttGAACTTCTCATAATGATTATTCTACCACAGAAATCAGCAACTTTGGTCCTGGAGATCACATGCCCTACAATTTTTCCATGTACCTGCTCCAACCATAGCTGATTAATGAATATGGTAAATTAATATGGTATTTCCTTGCCCTTGATAGGTTGAGCACACCTGACATAGTTAATTAACAATAGATGCAGCAGGGAGAGTTGGAAAAGATGAAGGGAATGTGATGATAGAATGTCTGTTGATTTGGCTCTGGTGTATATCAAACACAACTCTGTCCAGAGTGATTCATAAGTTTGAGGAGACTATGAAACAGATATTAGTTTTCTGTGTGGCTAATTAGTAGCATCGACTTTCTGTTCCCGTTCTTACCTTCCAGGTCTGTGCAGGTAGTGTTTCAGACGACCTTCAACCTGGTCATAGGTAAGGAAGGCCATGTACCCTGGATGGGTCACCGCTAACTGGTTCCAGTTCCGAATAAGTGACATCCAaggctaaaaaacaaaaagaagtaaGTTCTATATAAGTCCTGGGGCCCCGATTCCATAGTGTAaaacagatgagagtctatgacaaggctggtacccatttacacctgGGTGAACTGTCCACTGTGAACTAGTTCCAGTTCAGAATAAGTGATCTTCGAGGCTAAAAAAGAAGAATTAAGTTCTATATATGTCCCAAGGCCTGGATTCCATAGGGAAAAGCAGGTGAGAGTCTACGACAAGGCTGCTACCCCTTTACAGCTGGGTTAActgggacacagacaggtagcataagtAGGAACTGAACCCAAACCTACATATTGGTAACTGTGCTACCTGCTCTGCAGGTGAAAAGAGGAGAGAAGAAAATCAGAACATTTTAATGAGATGTTTCTTTGTAAAAATTATACTAAACTAAGCCATAATCACCTGAAACAGTCTAATGAAGATATCAAACTCAAAGATGGAGATATGGTCATTGCAGGTGAGATCTATTGTTGACTTCAGAGCCATTGATTCCATCCCTTCTTCAAATGCATGGACGCTTTTTAGCTGCTGTTTGAAAGTAGTCCACTGCACAATGCACCTGTCAGAAGAACATAAATAATCCCACATTATAAACTGTTTCAGTATCAGACAATCCACAAAGTCCTCAATATGTCTCCATACTCACTTGTTGCCAAATGAATGTCTCCAAAACTCCTCAGCCTCTGACTTGGTCACCCTGTAAGTGTCACCATGAAATCTTCCCTCGGGAAACAGAGCTTTCAGCTCCCACAGCATGTGGCTGAATAGTAAGGACAGTTTAGTCAAGTTCCTCCTGGGAATGAAAGACAAATAAGACATTTAAGTCTGTGATAGCACACAGTCTAACAACACTATTCAAGTCTGCCAAATCTTAATGTTTTATCAGATCTCTTCAACCTCACAACCGACCTACCTACTTCAGTGGTAGTGATCTCTGAAAGTGATACTGTTTTGATTACTGCACAGGAAGCACATGTTTACCTCAAACCAAAAATAGCACAAGTGGATAGAGCTAGGTTAAAGTTATTTTTGAACAATGGGCTAAGGTTACAGTTACCTTCGATGCTTTGTCACCACTTCACATAAGCAGatcacacagaaaggatcagtcTGTCCTATGTAAGACTGTTCAGGCTTTCATAGTAAATGAGAGCTCAGATATGAGCTTCTGTGACATACCGTATGTCTAAAATGAAGCAAATTAGGTCATAAATTTGCCCATACTAGGGGAGTTTCTACATGCACACACATTATTGTGGGCATTTGAGGGCATTTGACTTGAATATCCAAAATGATTAAATGTGAAAGTCCAGCAAAAGCAGATTTTGCACAACAAAGCtgggttaaaaaaaacacacacgatAGAAATAAAATCAGTGACTCAGATGTGGAAATCTATGGCAGATATGATGATGTACCACTTTCCTTTGTTTGCAGTAGTGCTGATACTTTCCACAGATTGTTGCACTCACATGCACATGCATTTGTAGTCCAGTGAGCAAACAGGATGCTGTTTTTTTGCTTGGTTGTGTGCAAAAACCACAAATGGTTCCATTGGGCAGTGTGTCACTGCAGGCTAGCCGTTTACACAACACTGATGTTTTTCATGTcagtctttttaaaaaatatacttTGGCTTTTCTGAAAAGAACAATGTCAATTTTCCCACTAATACATTTTTCACTATATTATTCAGCTCTGCACTAATTATTTTAAAGGTATAGTGCCcctgggattttttttaaagagttacgttatgaaaagaattttctttggcacaacTATAATTTTATTCTGTAGCATTTAGATAAGGAATTCATAACACAATACtgacaatatgatcaaaattcaagtAGTCTGGGaagaatttagaatttcaacctcgGAGGGGGAGAAATAAAGGAGAAAAGAAGTGCTcacactccatcgtcccctcactcatgaacgaGACCCCGAGGTgcatgaactccttcacttgtggCAAGACCATATTCTCAACCCGGAACAGGCAATCCAACGGTTTTCTgtagagaaccatggcctcagatttagaggtgctgatcttcatcccagctgcttcacactcagctgcgaaccaatccagtgagtgctggaggtcatggaccaatgaaaccaacaggatcacatacaggattggtgacaaggcgcagccctggcggaggccaacccccaccttaaacaagtctgacttactgctaagaacctgaacacagctcttgctttctgagtacagagactggatggccccCTCACTTTCTACTCCCACAGCACTTCCCACAGCATCTCCCAGGATACCCAATGGTAcgacttctccaagtccacaaaacacatgtagactggatgagcATACTTCCAGGCgctctccaggatccttgtgagagtgaagagctggtcagttgttgcATGACCAAGACAAAACCTGCATTGTtcttcttcaatcagaggttcaactattggcCGAAACCTCATTTCCAGCACttgggagtagactttaccagagaGGCTGAGTAGTCTGATGCCCATGTAATTGACACACACTGTCTGGTCCccgtttttaaatatggggaccagcaccccagtttgccactcctttggcactgtcccagacctcaacgcaatgttgaagagaagtCTCATCCATGactgtccctccacacccagagccttcagcatttctggacggatctcatcaacccccagggctttgccactgcagagttgtgtgactacctcagtgacttccaccagggaaattgatgatgatctccCATCAGTTTACAGCTGTGCCCCTAGTAATAGAGGGAGTTCTGGTGTGATGcgggagttcctcaaagtgttccttccagtgctagattacatcctcagttttcgtcaacagagtcccatccttactgtggacagcttggatggttccctgtttttccctcctgaggtgcctcactgtCTGCCAGAAggtgctgaccgaaagtccttctccatgattACGCCAAACTCTTCCcaaacccgctgctttgcctccccacaACAGAGGCTACCaccctttgggcctgtcggtaccttacaACTGCCACCGGGGTCCTCCAAGAAAACATATcgcagaaggactccttcttcagttggatggtgtccctgaccaccggtgtccaccatggtgttcaagGGTTGGTGCCCCGTGagacacctaagaccttcaggccacagctcaccgctgcagcttcagcaatggaagctttgaacattgcccattctggttcaatcacagtcagtcagagctgcgtgtcgtcagagcgagctgcaaaaagtttgtacctgagttttcagaggtggtgtttgtagttgccatctgccacgccggtgtttgccaacccggacagtgggaataccacctcaaccggcaacttagccccgcgactggacagcaacaacgtccgaggcccaacgtggtgaattcactgaggccgcgcgctgcgtcattagagccgcgcgtcacgagtgccgcttccccgaggcctcgtgcagccaccgcggatccatcagcgcggaaacaccgaggccgcgcggcaccagcgcagtgcagatccatcccggtgacaaacaacgcaggctgttaacatcggcgatcgacaagctgctcaataagccgaccatggggcctaagaaggttctgacagcggaggaaggtgacgatattaaaaaatctctggactttttatcagaggagatttctgttgtgaagcagcaacagaaatcaatcatggatctggtggaggaggtgaaggcattacggctccagaatgccgagaaagaccggcatctggtgcagctggaaaatagagtggctgaattggagcagtacaccagaattaacgacgtcatcatcacaggtcttcatatcaaaccacggtcctacgcacgggcggtaacagatgagagcggaggggagcccagtgaacaggaggtcagctctgtggaaaaacaggttgctgatttcctcctatctaaaggtatagaaatggatttaaataacattgaagcgtgccaccctctgccccggagaaatgacggtgataaacgaaccgtcatcatgagattcatcaacagaaaacacaaaacagcactgttaaaagaaggaagaaaactgaaagggacaaatgtattcatcaatgaacatctcaccaaacggaatgccgacatcgccaggaaagcacgcttcttgaagaaacagggaaaaatccagcacacatggacttcaaactgtaaaatattcatcaaactgaacggatcaccagaacaagcaaaagtcatggcaataaggaacatcgaggagctggacaaatatgaacaatagtgtttcttaaagcgaggatctggacaaatatgaccaataaggtatgaggacacaaacacatcacaacaccatgacacagaccagaggaacctattcatctactacctactcatctacatctggagacaagaaggatataactcaaaggattgctgatcatggaaaagtagaactgagaacatttaaatacacagaccacaatatactggacttggagcacgatatagacccggacaataatttcttctcaaatatcaatgacagttgttgctattatacagatgaacagtttaatcggatcattaaaacggataacaaattatcaataatccatttcaacagcagaagtctatatgcaaactttaacaacattaaagaatatttaagtcagtttaaaaaaatatttaacataattgctatatcagaaacatggatcaatgaagataaaggaatggattttgaactggatggatatgaatttaattgtgtaaacagaaaaaataagagtggaggaggagtggctgtgtatgtggataagaacatggattataaaatagtagacaatatgacaactgtgattgataacttattagaatgtataactattgaaatatgtgaagaaaaaagcaaaaatgtattagtcagctgtatatatagagcaccaggatctagtattgaaacattcactgactgtatggaaaaaatgttctcaaaaactaatcaaaaaactgtgttcatttgtggtgacttaaatattgatctgctcaatccaaataagcataaaataacagatgaatttatcagtataatgtacagtatgagtttatatccaaaaatcaccaggccaagcggaattacatcccatagtgccaccttaattgataatatattcagcaatgatattgagaataacactgtgagtggattattaatcaatgacattagtgatcatctaccagttttcaccgtttataatagaaaccatcggcggaatcagccagaggagaaaagaaaataaaatacaggcgagtgcggacagaggaaaacatgaacacactaaagaaggatttacaggagcaaaactgggaaaaggtatacagtgaaagtgatgttgatagtgcatatgaaacttttttacaaatatttacatcattatatgataaaaattgtccaattaaacaagactacagaaaacaaaaaatccaagctcgaccatggatgacgaaagggttacgaaatgcatgtaataagaaaaatacactgtatagagaattcataaaactaaagactaaagaggcagaaaatagatataagaaatacaaaaatagattaactaatattatacgggtatgtaggaaggaatattatagtaacatattatataataacaaaaacaatattaaaggaatatgggatatattaaatagcattatcaaaaatggtaataaaaaacagagttaccctcagtatttcattgataataatgtcaagaaggaaaataaggatgaggtagtcaacggttttaataatttttttgtaaatattggaccaagcttggcagaaaaaattcccgattcccaacctgaggattgggataataatctcatagaaagaaatccctgttcaatgttcctcacagcagtggatggaaatgaaattatagacattgtgaataattgtaaatataaaacatctaccgatttaaatgaaattgatatggtggtggtaaaacaggtcattgaatggattgtagaaccattaacatacatctgtaacttatcatttcaaaccggtaaatttcccaatcaaatgaaaatagctaaggttgtgccgctgtataagactggggatagacaccacttcacaaattatagacctgtttctttgcttccacaattttccaaattattagaaaagttattcaataatagattagacaaattcataaataaacataaattacttactgatagtcaatatggattcagagcacatagttcaacatcacttgcattaatagaatcagttgagattacaaacgccataaaccacaaattacattcagttggaatatttataaaccttaaaaaggcttttgatacaatcaatcatgacatattaatcaataaacgtgaacagtatgggattaggggttggtgttgcactgggtgagaagctacttaagtaacagaaaacagtttgtgaagttgggggaatatacatcatcatgcttggacagtgcttgtggcgtcccacaggggtcagtattgggtccaaaactgtttctaatttatataaatgatattgtcaatgtttccaaaatattaaaattagtattatttgcagatgacacaagcattttttgttcagggtgggatttgcaggagttactgaggaggatcagtatagaaatgggaaaattgaaaatatggtttgacagaaacaaattatcattaaacttaagtaaaacaaaatacatgttatttggctattgtaatacagacatacaggttcagttacaagtcgagggggtagatattgaaagggtacatgaaaataagtttctgggggtgataatagatgataagataaactggaagactcatataaaacatatacaaagtaaactgtcaagaagcatttcagtcctaaacaaagcgaaacatattctggaccacaactcactccgcattctttactgctcactggttttaccatatttacagtactgtgcagaggtatggggtaatacttataaaggtacaacacaatcactatcagtaatgcagaaaagagctataagaattattcataatactggctatagagatcatacaaatccactatttttacaatccaaattcttaaaattcacagacttggttcattttcaaacagtacaaattgtgtataaagcaataaacaatttacttccagcaaatattaaaaatatgttttttaacagatcaggggattacagtctgagggggaaatttaatttaaagcatcagtgggcacgaacaacattaaaaggtttctgtatttctgtctgtggggtgaggatgtggaacagattgggagtggggctcaaacaatgtccaagcatgaaccagttcaaacagcggtacaaaaatatgtttttttctgggtatagggaggaggaagggtaatgagggttagggtgtttttgttttttgcttcggcttgtaaatatatagtattttgtatgtaagtaggtatgtgtaggtgtatatttatgtttgtgtatgtatatgtgtatatatgtatatgtgtatatatgtgtatgtatgttgatgtgtgtatgtatatatgtatgtgtatgtgtatatatatgtatatatatatatattgatatcggtttaggtgtgtaggaatctatgtgtatatgtggcaaagggtattactggttgtggggaagaaggggtagggataaataagctgatgcttcaccctaccccttttcggacatgttgggtacacagtaggaacttttttgttgttgtctttactgatctatcttgtaattgttgttgtatcaaatgttcgaaataaacagttttcattcattcattcaataccccaaacctccacagggatgctagaaaatctcagtcagaggtgtgagttgaagatctgtcagacagtgggctcctccagatgttccccatTCACCaacactatctgtttgggcttaccaggtgtgtccaaagtcctcccccaccttctgatccaactcaccaccaaatggtgatcagttgacagctcttcactgagtgtccagaacatgcagccgtagatgagatgatacgatcacaaaatcgatcatcgacctttggcctagggtgctctggtaccatgtacacttatgaggattcttatgttcgaacatggtgtttgttatggacagtctgtgactagcacagaagttcaataacaaacaaccattcgggtttagatcagggaggctgttcctcccaatcacacctctccaggtatctctgtctgtcattgcccacatgtgtgttgaagtcccacagcacaacaatggagtcccccaccagagccccatacaggactccatttagggactccaagaaggctgaatactcaaAGTGCTGTTCCCCCACTTCCACCTGAAGAAGCAGGGAGGCGACTCTCTCATCTAAAGGGGTAAACACCAACATAGCAGAACTCACATTTCCTTTTCCTCGTTTTGTcatggtgtcattgtgaaccattcttagtctggcccctcacctgagaccaatttgccatgacaGACTCTACTAGGAggatttaa
The Thalassophryne amazonica chromosome 7, fThaAma1.1, whole genome shotgun sequence genome window above contains:
- the LOC117513421 gene encoding E3 ubiquitin-protein ligase CBL-like, encoding MAAVGPKSTSQPPTSGDRRLADKALRRLEKLYELCMNPLLGLRNNPPCLPDLISETVMLLIEIWEPYQGSKASNSQMPRGDETYYLRVHIRNLLDKVNRALLLFKEGQEKIFEETSSYRRNLTKLSLLFSHMLWELKALFPEGRFHGDTYRVTKSEAEEFWRHSFGNKCIVQWTTFKQQLKSVHAFEEGMESMALKSTIDLTCNDHISIFEFDIFIRLFQPWMSLIRNWNQLAVTHPGYMAFLTYDQVEGRLKHYLHRPGSYIYRLSCTRMGQWAIGHVTTDGAVVQTIPQNTPLYLALIQGFKEGCYLYPDGRDVNPDLTSLCEPSQRGKVKVTEEQYELYCDIGSTFQLCKICAERDKDTRIQPCGHLLCQPCLSGWQDPKTDRISQKIKGVEGKVSVISSLCSSEPTD